One Thermococcus sp. LS1 genomic window carries:
- a CDS encoding dicarboxylate/amino acid:cation symporter, producing MGKGLLKTYLEIPVLHKILAGLILGVVLGLLLPGYSATLKPLGDLFIRLLKMLVMPIILFSLIVGAASINPARLGRVGVKIIVYYLVTSAFAVFFGLLMGNIFKPGTGIDLGTGAGKAIEAEAPSLVQTLLNIVPTNPFAALSSGQVLPTIFFAIVFGIAISYLMNSEDERIRSSAETLFRVMDAAAEAMYKIVAGVMQYAPIGVFALIYYVIGQFGPNVAGPLVKVVVAVYLGLILQILLVYGVLLKVFGIDPFKFLKKAKDAMITAFVTRSSSGTLPVTMRVAEEEMGVDKGIFSFTLPLGATINMDGTALYQGVTVLFVANAIGQPLTLEQQLVVILTAVLASIGTAGVPGAGAIMLAMVLQSVGLELVEGSPVALAYAMILGIDAILDMGRTMVNVTGDLAGTTIVAKTEGELDSSKWTS from the coding sequence GTGGGGAAGGGGCTGCTGAAAACCTATCTTGAAATTCCGGTTTTACATAAAATCCTCGCGGGCCTTATTTTAGGTGTTGTTTTGGGTCTGCTCCTTCCGGGGTATTCAGCGACGCTCAAGCCGCTCGGAGACCTCTTCATACGCCTGCTGAAGATGCTCGTGATGCCGATAATACTGTTCTCGCTAATAGTCGGCGCCGCCAGCATCAACCCAGCGCGGCTCGGAAGGGTGGGCGTCAAGATAATCGTTTACTATCTGGTCACCTCAGCCTTTGCGGTGTTCTTTGGACTGCTGATGGGCAACATCTTCAAACCTGGAACCGGAATAGACCTGGGAACCGGCGCTGGAAAGGCTATAGAGGCAGAGGCTCCGTCGCTCGTCCAGACGCTCCTCAACATCGTCCCGACCAACCCCTTCGCAGCACTTTCGAGCGGTCAGGTTCTGCCCACAATATTCTTCGCCATAGTCTTTGGAATAGCTATCAGCTACCTCATGAACAGTGAAGATGAAAGGATCAGAAGCTCAGCTGAGACGCTCTTCAGAGTTATGGATGCCGCCGCCGAGGCGATGTACAAGATAGTCGCTGGTGTCATGCAGTACGCTCCAATAGGTGTCTTTGCTCTGATTTACTACGTCATCGGCCAGTTCGGCCCGAACGTCGCCGGACCGCTCGTTAAGGTTGTCGTAGCGGTTTACCTTGGCCTCATCCTCCAGATACTCTTGGTCTACGGTGTCCTGCTCAAGGTCTTTGGCATCGACCCGTTTAAGTTCCTTAAGAAGGCCAAGGACGCTATGATTACTGCTTTTGTTACCAGGAGTTCCAGTGGAACGCTGCCAGTTACAATGCGCGTTGCCGAGGAAGAGATGGGCGTTGACAAGGGCATATTTTCCTTCACCCTGCCGCTTGGCGCAACGATAAACATGGACGGAACGGCGCTCTACCAGGGTGTCACGGTGCTCTTCGTTGCGAACGCAATAGGCCAGCCGCTGACGCTTGAGCAGCAGCTCGTGGTCATCCTCACAGCTGTACTCGCCTCGATTGGAACCGCTGGCGTTCCGGGTGCGGGAGCCATAATGCTGGCCATGGTGCTCCAGAGCGTCGGCCTCGAACTCGTTGAGGGAAGTCCAGTAGCTTTGGCCTATGCCATGATACTCGGAATCGACGCAATACTTGACATGGGCAGGACGATGGTAAACGTCACCGGCGACCTGGCAGGAACGACCATTGTTGCCAAGACGGAAGGAGAACTGGACTCTTCCAAGTGGACGAGCTGA
- a CDS encoding biotin--[acetyl-CoA-carboxylase] ligase, protein MPGPGSKLIGRKIVHLPEVDSTNEYAKLIALNEPEGTVVVADRQTAGKGRKGRTWASPEGGLWMSVILKPEAEPKHLPKLVFIGALAVVDTLWKFGIEAGIKWPNDVWINGRKICGVLTEGRIGEFVILGIGLNVNNEIPEELKGMATSMKAVLGRRAELDEVLRVLIERLDGWYTVFLEGRYGEIISAVRERSLVLGREVKVIEEGIELVGKAVDIDDDGALILETSGGRVRVLYGDVSLRFV, encoded by the coding sequence ATGCCAGGACCGGGCAGTAAACTTATCGGCCGTAAAATAGTCCACCTTCCTGAAGTAGATTCAACCAATGAGTACGCCAAGCTCATCGCTCTCAACGAGCCAGAGGGAACAGTGGTGGTGGCGGACAGACAGACCGCCGGAAAAGGGCGAAAAGGCCGCACCTGGGCTTCCCCAGAGGGAGGCCTCTGGATGAGCGTAATCCTGAAGCCTGAGGCTGAGCCCAAGCACCTTCCCAAGCTCGTCTTCATCGGAGCCCTGGCCGTTGTCGATACTCTCTGGAAATTCGGAATTGAAGCGGGCATAAAATGGCCCAACGACGTCTGGATAAACGGGAGAAAAATCTGCGGAGTTCTTACTGAGGGGAGGATCGGGGAGTTCGTTATCCTCGGGATAGGCCTCAACGTGAACAACGAGATTCCGGAGGAGCTGAAGGGGATGGCAACTTCCATGAAGGCCGTTCTGGGCCGGAGGGCCGAGCTGGACGAAGTCCTGCGCGTTCTAATTGAGCGTCTTGATGGCTGGTACACAGTCTTCCTTGAGGGGAGATATGGGGAGATAATCTCCGCCGTGAGGGAGAGGAGCCTTGTCTTGGGCAGGGAAGTTAAAGTCATTGAAGAGGGGATCGAGCTTGTAGGGAAAGCCGTTGATATAGACGACGATGGGGCGCTCATCCTAGAGACCTCGGGGGGTAGGGTGAGGGTTCTTTACGGTGACGTTTCCCTGCGCTTCGTTTAG
- the fba gene encoding class I fructose-bisphosphate aldolase has product MDAYQSVGIRRRLKRFFRRNGRALIFAMDHGFEHGPTDFEEHWEHVNPKIIIRKVMRAGVDGVMMLPGLARFAGDEVKPDRGLMIKLTSKTNLRPKDEQLLQSQLGYVEDAIKLGADAIAATVYWGSPQEDVMMRQFAEIASYAHDMGFPVVQFAYPRGPYINEKYGKKEDYRVVMYGARAAVESGADMIKTYWTGSKETFAKVVDAAAGVPVLLSGGAKTENPVDFLRVVYDVIEAGGAGAVVGRNIFQRENPEPLIKALIRVIHRNEEPEEAAKAEGLL; this is encoded by the coding sequence ATGGATGCATACCAGAGTGTTGGGATTAGGAGAAGACTGAAAAGGTTCTTCCGCAGAAACGGAAGGGCGCTCATATTTGCGATGGACCACGGCTTCGAGCACGGACCGACAGATTTTGAGGAGCACTGGGAGCACGTGAACCCGAAGATAATCATCAGAAAGGTTATGCGCGCCGGCGTTGACGGCGTCATGATGCTCCCCGGCCTCGCCAGGTTCGCCGGCGACGAAGTGAAGCCTGACAGAGGATTGATGATAAAGCTCACCAGCAAGACCAACCTCAGACCAAAAGATGAGCAGCTCCTCCAGAGCCAGCTCGGCTACGTTGAGGATGCCATCAAACTCGGCGCCGACGCCATAGCGGCGACTGTTTACTGGGGTAGCCCGCAGGAGGACGTTATGATGCGCCAGTTCGCCGAGATAGCGAGCTACGCCCACGACATGGGCTTCCCGGTTGTGCAGTTCGCCTATCCGCGCGGCCCGTACATCAACGAGAAGTACGGCAAAAAGGAGGACTACCGTGTTGTTATGTACGGCGCGAGGGCGGCCGTTGAGAGCGGTGCGGATATGATAAAGACCTACTGGACTGGCTCGAAGGAGACCTTTGCCAAGGTAGTCGATGCCGCAGCGGGAGTCCCAGTCCTTCTGAGCGGCGGCGCTAAGACGGAGAATCCAGTTGACTTCCTCAGGGTGGTTTACGACGTCATCGAAGCTGGAGGGGCCGGTGCCGTAGTTGGCAGAAACATCTTCCAGCGCGAGAATCCAGAGCCTCTCATCAAGGCCCTTATCAGGGTCATTCACCGCAATGAAGAGCCGGAAGAGGCTGCCAAGGCTGAGGGGCTTCTCTGA